One window of the Labilibaculum sp. genome contains the following:
- a CDS encoding acetyl-CoA C-acyltransferase, which translates to MNAYIVAAYRSPVGKAKKGNLRFIRPDDMAAQVVQHILKEVPNLDAAMVDDVIVGNATPEAEQGLNVGRMIALLGLDNVLVPGMTVNRYCSSGLESIAIAASKIEAGLADCIFAGGVEMMSLMPMGGWRLVPNLGIAKTHPDWYWNMGITAEALQVKYNISRKEQDEFAFHSHRKALEAQAHNRFSDEIVPIHVLETFVNGQDKAQTKEHIINVDEGPRLGTTEEVLSKLRPVFAQGGSVTAGNSSQTSDGAAFVLVVSEKMLKLLNVEPIARFVSYSVAGVEPKYMGIGPVEAIPKVLKRSGLSMQQIEQIELNEAFAVQALAVIKELNLNPDIINVNGGAIALGHPLGCTGTKLSVQLLHEMKKRRQKYGMLTMCVGSGQGAAGIFELL; encoded by the coding sequence ATGAATGCATACATAGTAGCTGCCTACCGAAGCCCTGTAGGCAAAGCAAAAAAAGGAAATCTGAGATTTATTCGTCCGGATGATATGGCAGCCCAGGTAGTTCAGCACATCCTGAAAGAGGTGCCAAATTTAGATGCAGCAATGGTAGATGATGTGATTGTTGGAAATGCAACTCCTGAGGCAGAACAGGGATTAAATGTTGGCCGTATGATTGCCTTATTGGGATTGGACAATGTGCTGGTTCCTGGAATGACCGTGAACCGCTATTGTTCTTCGGGCTTGGAGAGCATTGCCATTGCCGCTTCGAAAATTGAGGCCGGTCTGGCTGATTGTATCTTTGCCGGTGGTGTTGAAATGATGTCCTTAATGCCGATGGGCGGATGGCGCTTGGTGCCGAATCTTGGAATTGCCAAAACTCATCCCGATTGGTACTGGAACATGGGAATTACAGCTGAAGCCCTGCAGGTGAAATACAACATATCCCGCAAAGAGCAGGATGAATTTGCATTTCACTCTCACCGAAAAGCGCTGGAAGCACAGGCTCATAATCGTTTTTCGGACGAAATTGTTCCCATTCACGTGCTGGAGACTTTTGTAAATGGACAGGACAAAGCACAAACCAAAGAACACATTATTAATGTGGACGAAGGACCTAGATTGGGAACAACAGAAGAGGTCTTAAGTAAATTAAGACCTGTTTTTGCTCAGGGGGGAAGTGTTACCGCAGGCAACTCATCGCAGACCTCGGATGGTGCAGCATTTGTTTTGGTGGTATCCGAAAAAATGCTGAAACTGCTAAATGTAGAACCAATAGCCCGTTTTGTTTCCTATTCTGTTGCCGGGGTTGAACCAAAATACATGGGAATTGGTCCGGTAGAGGCTATCCCAAAAGTTTTAAAGCGCTCAGGTTTATCGATGCAGCAGATAGAGCAGATTGAGTTGAATGAAGCCTTCGCGGTACAAGCTCTGGCCGTGATAAAAGAACTAAATCTGAATCCTGATATCATTAATGTAAATGGTGGTGCCATTGCTCTTGGGCATCCTCTTGGCTGCACAGGTACAAAATTATCTGTTCAACTGCTTCATGAAATGAAAAAACGCAGGCAAAAATACGGCATGCTTACCATGTGTGTTGGTTCAGGACAAGGTGCTGCCGGAATTTTTGAGTTATTGTAA
- a CDS encoding acyl-CoA dehydrogenase family protein codes for MEKIKTVKGGQFLVKETSPQDIFIPEEISEEQKMIMETCHDFQEKEILPLLDEIDNQKEGLMTSLMDKAGELGLLGIAVPEEYGGFGQDLNTSMLSTEIMGTYSSFAVAYAAHVGIGTLPILYYGTIEQKERYLPLLASGEAKGAYCLTEPGAGSDANSGKSKATLSADGSHYVLNGQKMWITNAGFADIYTVFAKIDDDKNLSAFIVEKTFNGIKLGLEEKKMGIKGSSTCMMFFEDCKVPVENLLGERGEGFKIALNILNNGRIKLAAAVLGAGKKIITYSINYANERIQFGKAIANFGAIQYKIAEQATRTYAVESAIYRCSNDIQNAMLHLLEEGIPKEKAVIQAQKEFAAEAAILKVAASEALDYVTDEGVQIYGGMGYSSEAPMERAYRDSRINRIFEGTNEINRMLTVDFLLRKAFNNELPLLSAAQNVSKELLSIPDFGEEDTSLLALESKLIIGLKKCALLIAGAAAQKFMQKLSDEQEILMNISDIIIDCYQSESLLLRVKKLIALKGEEACAEQIAMSKLFFYDAADRIHKNAKDAANAIAQGDDLRMMLLGLKRFTKHPGLNAKNERRLIAKKLIEENRYCF; via the coding sequence ATGGAAAAGATAAAAACAGTAAAAGGCGGACAATTCTTAGTGAAAGAAACCAGTCCTCAGGATATTTTTATTCCGGAAGAAATTTCGGAAGAACAAAAAATGATCATGGAAACTTGTCATGATTTTCAAGAAAAAGAAATTCTCCCTCTGTTGGATGAAATCGACAATCAGAAAGAAGGATTAATGACCTCTTTAATGGACAAAGCCGGAGAACTTGGTCTTTTAGGCATTGCCGTTCCGGAAGAATACGGTGGTTTCGGTCAGGATCTGAATACCTCGATGCTTAGTACCGAAATTATGGGAACCTACAGCTCTTTTGCTGTTGCCTACGCCGCACATGTGGGTATTGGCACCCTTCCAATTTTGTATTACGGAACCATAGAACAAAAAGAAAGGTATTTACCACTGCTGGCAAGCGGTGAAGCCAAGGGAGCCTATTGTTTAACTGAACCGGGAGCGGGTTCCGACGCCAATTCCGGAAAAAGTAAAGCCACCCTTTCGGCTGACGGATCTCACTATGTTTTAAACGGACAAAAAATGTGGATCACCAATGCCGGCTTTGCGGATATCTACACTGTTTTCGCCAAAATTGATGACGATAAAAACCTAAGTGCCTTTATTGTTGAGAAAACTTTTAACGGCATCAAACTCGGACTGGAAGAAAAAAAGATGGGCATTAAAGGCTCATCCACCTGTATGATGTTTTTCGAAGATTGTAAGGTTCCTGTGGAAAATCTGCTTGGCGAACGGGGCGAAGGTTTTAAAATCGCCTTAAATATTCTGAACAATGGCAGAATAAAATTGGCCGCTGCCGTTTTAGGTGCTGGAAAAAAGATAATTACATATTCGATAAACTATGCCAATGAACGAATCCAATTCGGGAAAGCGATTGCTAATTTTGGTGCCATACAATATAAAATTGCAGAACAGGCAACTAGAACCTACGCGGTAGAATCGGCAATTTATCGTTGCAGCAACGACATACAAAATGCCATGCTTCATTTACTTGAAGAAGGAATACCGAAAGAAAAAGCTGTTATTCAGGCTCAAAAAGAATTTGCCGCCGAAGCTGCCATTCTAAAAGTGGCAGCATCCGAAGCTTTGGACTATGTAACCGATGAAGGTGTTCAGATTTACGGCGGAATGGGCTACTCTTCCGAAGCTCCTATGGAGCGGGCTTACCGCGATTCACGTATCAATCGGATTTTTGAAGGAACCAATGAGATCAACCGAATGCTGACTGTGGATTTCTTGCTGCGAAAAGCTTTCAACAATGAATTGCCTCTTTTATCGGCAGCTCAGAATGTTTCCAAAGAATTACTGTCTATTCCTGATTTTGGTGAGGAAGACACCAGCTTATTGGCTCTGGAAAGTAAATTGATTATAGGTTTAAAAAAATGTGCATTGCTGATTGCAGGTGCAGCAGCTCAAAAGTTCATGCAAAAATTGAGCGATGAGCAGGAAATATTAATGAATATTTCTGATATCATTATCGATTGTTATCAATCCGAATCACTCTTATTACGTGTAAAGAAATTAATTGCACTGAAAGGCGAAGAAGCATGTGCTGAACAAATTGCTATGAGTAAGCTTTTCTTTTACGATGCAGCCGATCGCATTCATAAAAATGCCAAGGATGCTGCAAACGCAATCGCTCAGGGCGATGATTTGCGCATGATGCTTTTGGGTTTGAAACGATTCACCAAACACCCGGGACTGAATGCTAAAAATGAAAGACGATTAATAGCTAAGAAATTGATTGAAGAGAATAGATACTGTTTCTGA
- a CDS encoding glucosaminidase domain-containing protein: protein MKRVFLYIVLSFVLGTTVFAKDLTRKEYIEKYKDLAVREMQRTGIPASITLAQGLLESGNGNSILAKKGNNHFGIKCHDWTGPSMKMDDDRRNECFRKYDHAYDSYKDHSQFLTTRSRYAFLFKYDSNDYKRWAHGLKKAGYATDPQYAHRLIKIIDEEKLHQLDQKGKGEDLIIERPTGTDLADIDSYLEIDPFGARLEIANGIHYITTKKGDTFFSIEKNLGVNRKKLLKYNDLPKNYILQLDQRLYLHNKRGRAARGYNFHRVKEGESLYSIAQEYGVRLKSIRRFNGVDKNYRPEPGERIWLRNKKR, encoded by the coding sequence ATGAAGAGAGTTTTCCTATATATCGTACTGAGTTTTGTTCTTGGCACAACAGTTTTTGCAAAAGATTTAACCCGAAAGGAATACATCGAAAAATATAAAGATTTAGCCGTTCGTGAAATGCAGCGGACAGGAATTCCGGCTAGTATTACATTGGCTCAGGGATTGCTTGAATCCGGAAACGGCAATTCAATACTGGCTAAAAAGGGCAATAATCATTTCGGAATTAAGTGTCACGATTGGACCGGGCCGAGTATGAAAATGGATGATGACCGCAGAAATGAGTGTTTTAGAAAGTATGATCATGCCTATGATTCTTACAAAGATCATTCTCAATTTTTAACAACACGTTCGCGTTATGCGTTTTTGTTTAAGTACGATTCCAATGATTACAAACGCTGGGCTCATGGTTTAAAAAAAGCCGGATATGCTACCGATCCTCAGTATGCTCATCGATTGATAAAAATCATTGATGAGGAGAAATTGCATCAGCTGGACCAGAAAGGGAAAGGGGAAGATCTGATTATTGAAAGACCTACAGGAACAGATTTGGCAGATATTGATTCTTATTTGGAAATTGATCCATTTGGAGCACGATTGGAAATTGCGAATGGAATACATTATATAACCACTAAAAAAGGCGATACATTCTTTAGTATTGAGAAAAATTTAGGGGTAAACCGAAAGAAACTCTTAAAGTACAATGATCTTCCTAAGAATTATATTCTGCAGCTCGATCAACGATTGTATTTGCACAACAAGCGCGGAAGAGCAGCCAGAGGTTACAATTTTCATAGAGTGAAAGAAGGGGAAAGTTTGTATAGTATTGCTCAGGAATATGGGGTTCGATTGAAGAGTATCCGAAGATTTAATGGAGTAGATAAGAATTACAGGCCAGAGCCTGGAGAGAGAATCTGGCTAAGAAATAAAAAGCGATAA
- the cdd gene encoding cytidine deaminase, whose amino-acid sequence MKKTQIITTVFEYDSVNELPLKEQELVKNAKEAALRSYSPYSKFSVGAAILLENDEIIQGNNQENSAYPSGLCAERVAMFYANSKFPYSAVKAIAVTARTNGSFSGNPIPPCGSCRQVLLETEERFNQPIKLILYGEKKIRIVETIKEMLPLYFEKEMLDE is encoded by the coding sequence ATGAAGAAAACCCAAATAATTACAACAGTATTCGAATACGATTCGGTAAACGAATTACCTCTGAAAGAACAAGAATTGGTTAAAAATGCCAAAGAAGCAGCTCTCCGCTCCTATTCACCCTATTCAAAATTTAGTGTCGGTGCAGCCATTCTCCTCGAAAACGATGAAATTATCCAAGGTAACAATCAGGAGAATTCAGCTTATCCTTCCGGCCTGTGTGCCGAGCGTGTTGCCATGTTCTATGCCAATTCAAAATTTCCCTATTCAGCCGTTAAAGCAATTGCAGTTACTGCACGCACCAATGGCTCATTTTCAGGAAATCCGATTCCTCCATGTGGCTCTTGCCGACAGGTATTATTGGAAACAGAAGAAAGATTCAATCAGCCTATCAAATTGATTTTGTATGGTGAGAAAAAGATCAGAATTGTTGAAACCATAAAAGAAATGCTTCCCTTGTATTTTGAAAAAGAAATGCTGGATGAATAA
- a CDS encoding RNA pseudouridine synthase yields MAKEQLDILFEDNHIIAVNKKCGDIVQGDKSGDEPLSEKVKAYIKEKYNKPGDVFLGVPHRIDRPVSGVIVFAKTSKALTRLSMMFQQKDKEISKIYWAIVQNCPRLEEETLTHYLLKNEEKNKTNVFDKLKHGAKEATLEYKLMTRSQKYFMLEVKLHTGRHHQIRAQLAKIGVPIRGDLKYGAPRSKTGGGIGLHAREISFIHPVKQEPIRIVAPVPKNDNLWKELANQL; encoded by the coding sequence ATGGCGAAAGAACAATTGGATATATTATTCGAAGACAATCATATAATTGCCGTAAATAAAAAGTGTGGTGATATTGTGCAGGGTGATAAATCGGGCGACGAACCTTTAAGTGAAAAGGTAAAAGCCTATATAAAGGAGAAGTACAACAAGCCCGGAGATGTTTTTTTAGGTGTACCACATCGTATCGACAGACCTGTTAGTGGTGTTATTGTGTTTGCTAAAACCAGCAAGGCTTTAACCCGTTTAAGTATGATGTTTCAGCAAAAGGATAAGGAAATCAGTAAAATATATTGGGCGATTGTTCAAAACTGTCCACGACTCGAGGAAGAAACATTAACTCATTACCTGTTGAAAAACGAGGAGAAGAACAAAACCAATGTTTTCGATAAATTGAAACACGGAGCTAAGGAAGCGACATTGGAATACAAGTTAATGACCCGTTCTCAGAAATATTTTATGCTTGAGGTGAAATTGCATACCGGGCGTCATCATCAGATTCGTGCGCAGCTAGCCAAAATTGGTGTTCCAATTCGCGGCGATTTAAAGTACGGAGCTCCACGATCTAAAACCGGCGGCGGAATTGGTTTGCATGCAAGGGAAATATCATTTATTCATCCGGTAAAACAAGAGCCGATTCGAATTGTTGCTCCTGTTCCAAAGAATGATAACCTTTGGAAGGAACTGGCGAATCAGCTGTAG
- the panB gene encoding 3-methyl-2-oxobutanoate hydroxymethyltransferase has translation MSIHKESAKRVTTHVLSEMKLKGEKISMLTSYDYSMALIVDRAGVDVILVGDSASNVMAGHETTLPITLDQMIYHGASVVRAVQRALVVVDLPFGTYQGNSKEALNSSIRIMKEASADAVKLEGGREVLESVNRILSAGIPVMGHLGLTPQSIHKFGTYAVRAKEEEEAEKLIEDAKLLEEAGCFALVLEKIPATLATKVAESVTIPVIGIGAGGGVDGQVLVLHDMLGITQEFSPRFLRRYHNLFAEIQGAVETYIGDVKSREFPNKREQY, from the coding sequence ATGTCAATCCATAAAGAATCCGCAAAGAGAGTAACTACGCATGTGCTTTCTGAAATGAAGCTGAAGGGCGAGAAAATTTCTATGCTTACTTCGTATGATTATTCCATGGCACTAATTGTTGACAGAGCAGGAGTAGATGTAATTCTGGTTGGCGATTCGGCTTCAAATGTGATGGCCGGACACGAAACTACTTTGCCAATAACCTTGGATCAGATGATTTATCACGGAGCATCGGTTGTAAGAGCTGTTCAAAGAGCATTGGTGGTGGTTGATCTTCCGTTCGGAACTTATCAGGGAAATTCGAAAGAAGCTTTGAATTCATCCATCCGAATTATGAAAGAGGCCAGTGCTGATGCTGTGAAGCTGGAAGGTGGCCGTGAAGTTCTGGAATCAGTGAATCGGATTCTTTCTGCAGGAATTCCGGTAATGGGGCACTTAGGCTTAACCCCACAGTCCATTCATAAATTTGGAACCTATGCGGTTCGTGCCAAAGAGGAAGAAGAAGCCGAAAAATTAATTGAAGATGCTAAACTGTTGGAGGAAGCAGGTTGTTTTGCACTTGTGTTAGAGAAAATTCCAGCCACCTTAGCCACCAAAGTTGCCGAGAGTGTAACCATTCCGGTGATTGGAATTGGTGCTGGTGGCGGTGTTGACGGTCAGGTTTTGGTATTGCATGACATGTTGGGAATCACTCAGGAATTTTCGCCTCGGTTCTTACGAAGATATCACAACTTATTTGCGGAAATTCAAGGAGCTGTTGAAACTTATATTGGTGATGTAAAATCAAGGGAATTCCCGAATAAAAGAGAGCAGTACTAA
- the dnaK gene encoding molecular chaperone DnaK, with translation MGKIIGIDLGTTNSCVSVMEGNEPVVIPNSEGKRTTPSIVAFIENGERKVGDPAKRQAITNPTKTISSIKRFMGEGFDKVTKEISRVPYNVIKGDNNTPRVLIDDRKYSAQEISAMVLQKMKKTAEDYLGQEVTEAVITVPAYFNDSQRQATKEAGEIAGLTVKRIINEPTAAALAYGLDKKAQDMKIAVFDLGGGTFDISILELGDGVFEVKSTNGDTHLGGDDFDQVIIDWLAEGFLADERIDLRKDPMALQRLKEAAEKAKVELSSSTSTEINLPYIMPVDGIPKHLVKSLSRAQFEQLSDKLIQAVLAPCKLALKDAGISTSDIDEVILVGGSTRIPAIQKLVEDFFGRVPSKGVNPDEVVAVGAAIQGGVLSGDVTDVLLLDVTPLSLGIETMGSVMTRLIESNTTIPTKKTETFTTAADNQPSVEIHILQGERPMAHGNKTIGRFHLDSIPPAPRGIPQIEVTFDIDANGILHVSAKDKGTGKEQSIRIEASSGLSDAEIERMRQEAKENEAADTAAKEKVDALNKADSMIFQTEKQLKEIGDKLPADKKQPIEDALAKLKTAHSAQDVDACNAAVEELNTVFQAASQEMYNAQAQDAQAGAEPQAEGAAKNDEVTDVDFEEVK, from the coding sequence ATGGGTAAAATAATTGGAATTGACTTAGGAACAACCAACTCTTGTGTTTCTGTAATGGAGGGTAACGAGCCTGTTGTTATTCCTAATAGCGAAGGTAAAAGAACAACACCATCTATTGTTGCTTTTATAGAAAACGGGGAAAGAAAAGTTGGGGATCCTGCAAAACGTCAGGCTATTACAAATCCAACAAAAACAATTTCTTCTATCAAGAGATTCATGGGAGAAGGTTTCGATAAAGTGACTAAAGAAATTAGCCGCGTTCCATATAATGTAATCAAAGGTGATAACAACACTCCTCGTGTTCTTATCGATGATCGTAAATATTCTGCACAGGAAATTTCAGCAATGGTTCTTCAAAAAATGAAGAAAACTGCTGAAGACTATTTAGGACAAGAAGTAACTGAGGCAGTAATTACTGTTCCTGCTTATTTCAACGATTCTCAACGTCAGGCTACTAAAGAAGCTGGTGAAATTGCTGGTCTTACAGTAAAACGTATTATTAACGAGCCTACAGCAGCAGCATTGGCATATGGTCTTGATAAAAAAGCTCAGGATATGAAAATCGCTGTATTTGACCTTGGAGGTGGTACTTTCGATATTTCTATTCTTGAATTAGGTGACGGTGTATTCGAAGTAAAATCAACTAACGGTGATACTCACCTTGGTGGTGATGATTTCGATCAGGTGATTATTGACTGGTTGGCTGAAGGATTCCTTGCAGATGAAAGAATTGACTTACGTAAAGATCCAATGGCTCTTCAGCGTTTGAAAGAAGCTGCTGAAAAAGCCAAGGTTGAACTTTCAAGTTCTACCAGCACTGAAATCAACCTGCCATATATTATGCCGGTAGATGGTATTCCTAAACACCTTGTTAAATCATTGTCCCGTGCACAATTCGAACAATTGTCCGACAAATTAATTCAAGCTGTTCTTGCTCCATGTAAATTGGCTCTTAAAGATGCTGGTATTTCAACATCTGACATTGACGAAGTAATTTTAGTGGGTGGATCAACTCGTATCCCTGCTATTCAGAAACTGGTTGAGGATTTCTTTGGAAGAGTTCCTTCAAAAGGTGTTAATCCTGATGAAGTTGTTGCAGTGGGTGCAGCAATTCAAGGGGGTGTTCTTTCCGGTGATGTAACAGATGTACTTCTTTTAGATGTGACTCCTCTTTCATTAGGTATTGAAACAATGGGAAGTGTAATGACCCGATTAATTGAGTCGAACACAACTATTCCAACCAAGAAAACTGAAACTTTTACAACTGCTGCTGATAACCAGCCTTCTGTAGAAATTCATATTCTTCAGGGCGAGCGTCCGATGGCTCATGGCAACAAAACAATTGGCCGTTTCCATTTAGACAGCATTCCACCGGCACCTCGTGGAATTCCTCAGATCGAAGTAACTTTTGATATTGACGCAAATGGTATTCTTCATGTTTCTGCGAAAGACAAAGGAACTGGAAAAGAACAAAGCATTCGTATCGAAGCATCATCGGGATTATCTGATGCTGAAATCGAAAGAATGAGACAGGAAGCTAAAGAAAACGAAGCTGCTGATACAGCTGCAAAAGAAAAAGTTGATGCTCTGAACAAAGCTGACAGTATGATTTTCCAGACTGAAAAGCAATTGAAAGAAATCGGCGATAAACTTCCTGCTGACAAAAAGCAACCTATCGAAGATGCTTTGGCAAAATTGAAAACTGCTCACTCAGCTCAGGATGTTGATGCATGTAATGCTGCTGTTGAAGAGTTGAATACTGTTTTCCAGGCAGCTTCTCAGGAAATGTACAACGCTCAGGCACAAGATGCTCAGGCTGGTGCAGAACCTCAAGCTGAAGGTGCAGCCAAAAATGACGAAGTAACAGATGTAGACTTCGAAGAAGTGAAGTAA
- the dcm gene encoding DNA (cytosine-5-)-methyltransferase, protein MKNKFTVGSLYAGVGGICLGFKNSGFTVSWANEYDKNACVTYRENFTHKLIEGDIMEIDISSLNKVDVLAGGFPCQPFSVAGYRKGFDDNRGNHFFRMLDFVDEIRPKVLFFENVKNLVGHDKGNTFKVIQNEIEKRNYSFHSKVLNTKDYGNIPHNRERIFIIGFDKNVYPENYKYFDFPDKETLTRKVKSVFLKDKVDEKFYYREDKYMFEMLQNDITRDDTVYQFRRQYVRENKSDVCPTLTANMGTGGHNVPLIKTKFGIRKLTPKECFSFQGFPETYILPEIANSHLYKQAGNSVSVPVIEKIAENILKAINGIDCKISPN, encoded by the coding sequence ATGAAGAACAAATTTACAGTTGGGAGTTTATATGCAGGGGTTGGCGGAATCTGTCTGGGATTTAAAAACTCCGGTTTTACCGTTTCCTGGGCCAACGAATATGACAAAAATGCCTGTGTTACCTATCGCGAAAATTTTACTCATAAACTGATTGAAGGCGATATCATGGAAATTGATATTAGTAGCTTGAATAAGGTAGATGTGCTTGCGGGTGGTTTTCCTTGTCAGCCTTTTTCAGTGGCTGGATACCGAAAAGGATTCGACGACAACCGGGGAAATCACTTTTTTAGAATGCTCGATTTTGTGGACGAAATAAGACCCAAAGTTTTGTTCTTCGAAAATGTAAAAAATCTGGTTGGGCACGATAAAGGAAATACTTTTAAAGTAATTCAGAACGAAATCGAAAAGAGAAACTATTCTTTTCATTCCAAAGTTCTAAATACAAAAGATTACGGCAATATTCCGCACAACAGGGAACGGATTTTTATCATTGGGTTCGATAAAAATGTGTATCCTGAAAACTACAAATATTTTGATTTTCCGGACAAAGAAACATTAACCCGAAAGGTAAAAAGTGTATTCCTGAAAGATAAAGTGGATGAGAAATTTTATTACCGGGAAGACAAGTACATGTTTGAAATGCTGCAAAACGATATCACAAGAGACGATACCGTATATCAGTTCCGAAGACAGTATGTGAGGGAGAACAAATCGGATGTCTGCCCCACTTTAACGGCCAATATGGGCACTGGCGGACACAATGTCCCTTTAATAAAAACAAAGTTCGGAATCAGAAAATTAACGCCCAAAGAGTGTTTTAGCTTTCAGGGCTTTCCCGAAACTTACATTTTGCCCGAAATTGCCAACTCACACCTCTACAAACAAGCCGGTAACTCGGTGAGCGTTCCGGTAATCGAGAAAATTGCCGAAAACATATTGAAAGCAATCAATGGAATAGACTGCAAAATAAGCCCTAACTAG
- a CDS encoding toxin-antitoxin system YwqK family antitoxin: MTKKTLLLAFILLPLLNFAQQINRTDELGNKQGIWEKSHANGKLKYSGTFKDNYPIGEMKRYHNNGNLKAELFFTNEGQKAKAILYNESAGLIAKGNFIQSKKDSAWVYFDKDANIRASETFDHGIKNGESIYYFKNGNPAETLSFKNGKRHGIWKRFFENGKTYLEANYISGNLDGITQSYFSNGVIEFSGTYKSNKRDGKWDFYSEKGELLFNIKYKNGIAGNQDELDSIQQKKLEEMEKQKDHLIDPEKFVDDPDSYLQSQMR; the protein is encoded by the coding sequence ATGACAAAAAAAACACTATTACTCGCCTTTATCCTTTTGCCTCTGCTAAACTTTGCACAGCAAATTAATAGAACCGATGAGCTGGGGAACAAGCAAGGTATATGGGAAAAATCGCACGCCAATGGCAAGCTGAAGTATTCCGGAACATTTAAAGATAATTACCCGATTGGTGAAATGAAACGTTATCACAACAACGGCAATTTAAAAGCTGAATTATTTTTCACCAATGAAGGACAAAAAGCGAAAGCCATTCTTTACAATGAATCTGCAGGATTAATTGCAAAAGGAAATTTCATTCAATCAAAAAAGGATAGTGCTTGGGTATATTTCGATAAAGACGCGAATATTCGTGCAAGTGAAACTTTCGATCATGGCATTAAAAATGGTGAAAGTATTTACTATTTTAAAAACGGAAACCCTGCCGAAACTCTTTCTTTTAAAAATGGCAAACGACATGGAATCTGGAAACGTTTTTTTGAAAATGGGAAAACATATTTGGAGGCAAATTACATCTCTGGGAATTTAGACGGTATAACTCAATCGTACTTTTCAAATGGAGTGATCGAATTTAGCGGCACTTACAAAAGCAACAAGCGCGACGGGAAATGGGATTTTTATTCTGAAAAAGGGGAGCTTCTTTTCAATATAAAATACAAAAACGGCATTGCCGGCAATCAGGATGAATTGGATAGTATTCAACAGAAAAAATTAGAGGAAATGGAGAAACAAAAAGACCATTTAATCGATCCGGAGAAATTTGTTGACGATCCGGATTCTTATCTTCAATCGCAAATGCGATAA